A genomic window from Anthocerotibacter panamensis C109 includes:
- a CDS encoding TetR/AcrR family transcriptional regulator, whose translation MCRANGSRIQTRTRILNAALQVFAQAGVQGATTREIARVAGVNEVTLFRHFISKELLLTATIQQVLAVQNEALTRMEEWTQDLYGDLKYYAGLYNQTLEEYEDLVRTFIGEARRRPETTRQVIQQAVQPLRGRLVAYLHQAQQEGRVRSQVNPEAAIDLFTGMLLAGMLLRGAATIPLAYEREHYLESCVDIFVSGIQTHAQAVTTFPSVAAPSRAQP comes from the coding sequence ATGTGTCGCGCCAATGGTTCCCGCATCCAGACTCGTACCCGTATCCTGAATGCCGCCCTCCAGGTTTTCGCCCAGGCTGGTGTGCAGGGGGCCACAACCCGTGAGATTGCCCGAGTAGCCGGGGTGAACGAGGTGACGCTGTTTCGCCATTTCATCAGTAAAGAACTGTTGCTCACAGCCACCATCCAACAAGTTCTGGCCGTCCAGAACGAGGCGCTAACCCGTATGGAGGAATGGACCCAAGATCTCTATGGGGATTTGAAGTACTATGCCGGTCTCTACAACCAGACCCTGGAGGAGTATGAAGACCTCGTGCGCACCTTCATTGGGGAGGCTCGCCGTCGCCCCGAAACCACCCGTCAGGTGATCCAGCAGGCCGTCCAACCGCTCCGAGGCAGGCTTGTAGCCTATCTACATCAGGCCCAACAAGAAGGCAGGGTGCGCTCCCAGGTCAACCCCGAAGCGGCTATTGATCTGTTCACCGGCATGTTGCTGGCGGGGATGCTCTTGCGGGGGGCCGCCACGATACCGCTGGCCTATGAACGAGAGCACTATCTTGAGAGTTGCGTAGATATTTTTGTATCTGGGATTCAGACCCACGCGCAAGCGGTCACAACGTTCCCAAGCGTGGCTGCACCGAGCAGAGCACAACCGTGA
- a CDS encoding formate--tetrahydrofolate ligase — protein sequence MNRPLLPIQSIAHRLGLADRYLEPIGTYGAKLKLELLTDPDYPQRGKLVLVTATTPTKTGEGKTVVAIGLAQGLDRLGKRALVTSREPSLGPVFGVKGGGVGGGCAQVEPSQKINLHFHGDFHAITCAHNLLAAMLDAQVFHGNDLGLDCAQITWPRTLDMNDRPLRQVTIGLGGKRNGPLRETNFVITAASEIMALVGLADSREDLRHRLAALVVGYTQSGQPVRAADLGATGAMMVLLYEAILPNLVQTTEGTPALIHTGPFANLAHGTSSVLAQAMGLRLADYVINETGFGADLGAEKYVNLVMRSSGLKPAAAVLVTTVQGLQNQGQGVLEQGFSNLAQHIQILRRLGVPLVVAINRFQEDSEPDLARVASYCTAVGLPVSIVEAFAKGGAGAVDLAQKVVAVLEKEDGSVQPLYALEDSLEQKIQTVAQEVYGAAGIMVSERAQMKLQQFTELGFANLPICMAKTPYSISDDPKRLGAPSGWMLRVTDAVLAAGAGFIVVLAGDVLLMPGLPKVSRALSLDVDSMGQITGF from the coding sequence ATGAATCGCCCACTCCTTCCGATCCAATCGATTGCACACAGACTCGGGCTTGCCGATAGGTATCTAGAGCCCATCGGGACTTATGGCGCGAAGCTCAAGCTGGAGCTGCTGACTGACCCAGATTACCCACAGCGGGGCAAGCTGGTCTTGGTGACAGCGACCACGCCCACCAAGACTGGAGAAGGAAAGACCGTAGTTGCCATCGGCTTGGCGCAGGGACTGGACCGCTTGGGCAAAAGAGCTTTGGTTACCTCGCGCGAGCCGTCTCTGGGACCAGTTTTTGGGGTGAAAGGGGGCGGCGTCGGGGGGGGATGCGCTCAAGTTGAGCCGAGTCAAAAGATCAATTTGCACTTCCACGGCGATTTTCACGCCATCACCTGCGCCCATAATCTCCTGGCGGCGATGCTTGACGCACAGGTCTTCCATGGCAATGACCTGGGTCTTGACTGCGCTCAGATCACCTGGCCCCGCACGCTCGATATGAATGACCGACCGCTGCGTCAGGTCACGATTGGGCTGGGAGGAAAAAGGAATGGACCGCTCCGAGAAACCAATTTTGTCATTACGGCTGCTTCCGAGATTATGGCCTTAGTAGGATTAGCTGACAGTCGCGAAGATTTGCGTCATCGTCTTGCAGCTCTTGTTGTCGGGTACACGCAGAGCGGTCAACCGGTCCGGGCGGCTGACTTGGGGGCTACAGGCGCGATGATGGTCCTGCTCTACGAAGCCATCTTGCCGAACTTGGTACAGACGACAGAAGGGACGCCTGCGCTGATTCACACCGGACCCTTTGCCAATCTTGCCCATGGCACGAGTAGTGTGCTCGCGCAGGCGATGGGACTGCGGCTAGCCGACTATGTCATCAATGAAACCGGGTTTGGCGCTGACTTGGGCGCAGAAAAGTACGTCAATCTGGTGATGCGGTCATCCGGCTTAAAGCCTGCTGCTGCTGTGCTCGTCACAACGGTCCAGGGTCTTCAGAATCAGGGTCAAGGGGTCCTGGAGCAAGGATTCTCCAATCTTGCCCAACATATCCAGATTTTGCGCCGCTTGGGAGTCCCGCTGGTCGTGGCTATCAACCGCTTCCAGGAGGATAGCGAACCTGATTTAGCGCGTGTCGCCAGCTATTGCACGGCTGTTGGGTTACCCGTTTCGATTGTCGAGGCGTTTGCAAAAGGAGGAGCAGGCGCGGTGGATCTGGCTCAGAAGGTTGTGGCAGTCCTCGAAAAGGAAGACGGGTCAGTACAACCGCTCTACGCGCTCGAAGACAGCCTTGAGCAGAAGATCCAGACTGTCGCCCAAGAAGTGTACGGCGCGGCGGGCATCATGGTCAGCGAAAGAGCGCAGATGAAGTTGCAGCAATTCACGGAGTTAGGTTTTGCCAACCTACCTATTTGTATGGCTAAGACCCCATACTCGATTTCTGACGATCCCAAGCGCTTGGGTGCGCCTTCAGGTTGGATGCTGCGGGTGACGGATGCTGTTTTGGCAGCCGGGGCTGGTTTTATCGTGGTGCTTGCCGGGGATGTGCTGTTGATGCCTGGGTTGCCGAAGGTCTCCCGTGCGCTGTCCTTGGATGTTGACAGCATGGGCCAGATCACGGGCTTTTAA
- a CDS encoding PEP-CTERM sorting domain-containing protein (PEP-CTERM proteins occur, often in large numbers, in the proteomes of bacteria that also encode an exosortase, a predicted intramembrane cysteine proteinase. The presence of a PEP-CTERM domain at a protein's C-terminus predicts cleavage within the sorting domain, followed by covalent anchoring to some some component of the (usually Gram-negative) cell surface. Many PEP-CTERM proteins exhibit an unusual sequence composition that includes large numbers of potential glycosylation sites. Expression of one such protein has been shown restore the ability of a bacterium to form floc, a type of biofilm.): MSGLKNLSLAFAGLTLMTGLVAAPQAQAATFAYTGTTVGSPVWNRPLAGTPPNGLSGVGTATPFSFQPFFVNLSGSYTFLSLGVTPTNWDNYTFLYQNTFSPTAQLTNALTGNDDNPTIGRSGFTFNLTAGTQYFFVTTGFANTDTGIFNNTITGPGNIFAGSPSAVPEPASMAGMLAFGAVGVATRLRRQKTKV, translated from the coding sequence GTGTCTGGTCTCAAAAATCTATCCTTAGCCTTTGCTGGCTTGACTTTGATGACTGGGTTGGTAGCTGCCCCCCAAGCTCAAGCAGCGACCTTTGCCTATACGGGGACGACTGTCGGATCCCCGGTCTGGAATCGCCCACTTGCGGGCACGCCCCCGAACGGTCTTTCAGGCGTTGGCACTGCCACTCCTTTCAGCTTCCAGCCCTTCTTTGTCAATCTTTCAGGCTCTTACACCTTTTTGAGTCTTGGGGTTACTCCTACGAACTGGGACAACTACACTTTTCTTTACCAAAATACCTTCAGCCCAACAGCTCAATTGACCAATGCTTTGACTGGGAATGATGACAACCCAACTATCGGTCGCTCTGGATTCACCTTTAATCTGACCGCCGGTACTCAGTATTTCTTTGTGACCACGGGTTTTGCGAATACTGACACGGGGATCTTTAATAACACCATTACCGGACCGGGTAATATCTTCGCCGGTTCACCCTCGGCAGTACCCGAACCTGCTTCTATGGCTGGGATGCTGGCCTTTGGAGCGGTTGGGGTAGCCACCCGCTTGCGTCGT
- a CDS encoding efflux RND transporter periplasmic adaptor subunit encodes MQWKRLSDLSKRGAVLPILFVLAACSVSGKETAKVRPGIPVKLSVVTTGVIHETSEYVGRVASRRSVVLQPQIEGQVTQILVRPGDRVAAGALLIQVDPARQQATLSSVQAQAQSDEASLQSAQALLKSYTANRLGREADVEFAQQEYQRFNELFKSGAVSKQQLDQANNRLRSAQSDLAAIQAQIQAQQATIVRAQREYQKSRADSRAQQVQLQYYRINAPFAGIVGDIPVKVGDAVTPATRLTSVTQNDQLEVALDIPIERAPELRLDMPVELLDRTGQMLGTSKLFFIAPQASTDTQSIQIKSIYDNRKGQLRADQFIRARVVWDRRPGVLVPTSAVSQLGGQDFIFVAEGEPNKLVARQKLIQVGNIAGNTYPVLQGLKPGEKIITSGTQNLTDGTPITPES; translated from the coding sequence ATGCAGTGGAAGAGGCTGAGTGATCTGAGCAAAAGGGGGGCAGTCCTCCCTATACTGTTTGTGCTGGCTGCCTGTAGTGTCTCGGGCAAAGAAACAGCCAAAGTCCGCCCCGGCATCCCGGTCAAACTATCGGTTGTCACCACCGGGGTCATCCATGAAACTTCCGAATACGTGGGACGGGTAGCTTCGCGCCGCTCGGTGGTACTCCAACCACAAATTGAAGGCCAGGTCACGCAGATCCTGGTCCGTCCCGGAGACCGGGTCGCAGCCGGGGCGCTCCTCATCCAAGTAGACCCAGCCCGTCAGCAGGCTACCTTGAGTAGCGTTCAGGCTCAAGCTCAGTCCGATGAGGCCAGCCTCCAGAGTGCTCAGGCGTTACTCAAGTCCTACACGGCCAATCGTTTAGGGCGAGAGGCCGATGTGGAGTTTGCCCAACAGGAGTATCAGCGCTTTAACGAGCTGTTTAAGAGCGGTGCTGTCTCCAAGCAGCAGTTAGACCAAGCCAACAACCGCCTGCGCTCTGCTCAGTCCGATCTCGCAGCCATCCAGGCGCAGATCCAGGCCCAGCAGGCGACCATCGTCCGTGCTCAACGGGAATATCAAAAATCCCGTGCCGACAGCCGTGCGCAACAGGTGCAGTTGCAGTACTACCGCATCAACGCTCCATTTGCTGGGATTGTCGGAGATATCCCCGTCAAGGTCGGGGATGCGGTCACGCCTGCTACGCGGCTAACCAGCGTGACCCAGAATGATCAACTGGAGGTCGCCCTGGATATCCCCATCGAGCGGGCTCCCGAGTTGCGCCTGGATATGCCCGTGGAGTTGTTGGACCGCACCGGTCAGATGCTAGGCACCAGCAAGCTCTTTTTTATCGCACCCCAGGCGAGTACCGACACGCAATCCATCCAGATCAAGTCGATTTACGACAACCGTAAGGGGCAGCTCAGAGCCGACCAGTTCATCCGTGCCCGCGTGGTCTGGGACCGGCGTCCGGGGGTACTGGTCCCCACTTCTGCCGTGTCGCAATTGGGCGGACAGGACTTCATCTTCGTGGCAGAAGGAGAACCGAACAAGCTGGTGGCTCGCCAAAAGCTGATCCAGGTGGGGAACATTGCAGGCAACACCTATCCAGTCCTGCAAGGGCTCAAACCGGGCGAGAAAATTATCACCTCGGGTACCCAAAATCTGACTGACGGGACTCCGATCACCCCTGAATCTTGA
- the hrcA gene encoding heat-inducible transcriptional repressor HrcA, translated as MKLNPRHRQILWATVKRYIDTAEPVGSKILAEAYRFDLSSASIRNAMNALEQAGLLFQPHTSAGRIPSDSGYRVYVDELLAPSEDLVQQMREAVLQELGEELHRTLESFLERAARLLSMLTGCVALITAPTGVLTSIRHLRLVPVSEGHVLLIVVTDNLQTRSLLLDLPAEVSEDELEPINNFLNTHLSNRTLKDFASDQSEPLWQEFRAWAEFLRSLVEVIREEILAPTVGQVFVSGLSTVLRQPEFTQPQRLWEMVSLLEQERLNLGALILKDGAGQRVTVRIGSENPFTPMHSCSLVSRTFAYQGVTLGSVGVLGPTRLPYDRAIASVQATAEHLSSSVFL; from the coding sequence ATGAAGCTCAACCCCCGTCACCGTCAGATTCTCTGGGCAACAGTCAAGCGCTATATCGATACCGCCGAGCCGGTAGGCTCAAAGATCCTGGCGGAAGCCTACCGCTTCGACTTGAGTTCGGCTTCGATCCGCAACGCCATGAATGCGCTGGAGCAAGCGGGGCTTTTGTTTCAGCCGCATACTTCAGCAGGACGAATCCCTTCTGACTCTGGCTATCGGGTCTATGTAGACGAGCTGCTCGCCCCCTCTGAAGATTTGGTGCAGCAGATGCGCGAGGCTGTCCTCCAAGAATTGGGGGAGGAGTTGCACCGCACGCTGGAGAGTTTTCTGGAACGGGCAGCCCGGTTGCTCTCGATGCTCACAGGGTGTGTCGCTTTGATCACCGCCCCCACCGGAGTATTGACCTCCATTCGCCACCTGCGGCTGGTGCCTGTGAGTGAGGGGCACGTCTTGCTGATTGTAGTGACCGACAATCTTCAGACGCGCTCGTTGTTATTGGACCTACCGGCTGAAGTTTCTGAAGATGAGTTAGAGCCCATCAACAATTTCCTCAACACCCACCTCTCCAACCGCACGCTCAAGGACTTTGCAAGCGACCAGAGTGAGCCTCTGTGGCAAGAGTTCCGGGCGTGGGCCGAGTTTTTGCGTAGTTTGGTTGAGGTGATCCGTGAAGAGATCCTAGCTCCGACCGTCGGGCAGGTCTTTGTGAGTGGCTTGAGCACCGTGCTGCGCCAGCCTGAATTCACCCAGCCGCAACGCCTTTGGGAGATGGTCAGTCTACTGGAGCAAGAACGCCTCAACCTAGGAGCCCTCATCCTCAAAGATGGAGCGGGTCAACGGGTCACTGTGCGTATCGGGAGCGAAAATCCTTTTACCCCGATGCATAGCTGTAGTCTGGTGAGCCGCACTTTTGCCTATCAGGGCGTGACCTTGGGTTCTGTCGGGGTGTTGGGGCCGACTCGGCTCCCTTATGACCGGGCTATTGCCTCGGTCCAGGCTACCGCCGAACATCTTTCCAGCAGTGTCTTTCTGTGA
- a CDS encoding amidohydrolase family protein, which produces MRQTIPLLLLLATLSAPSLQAQEQIQVFRGAKIYPISGPPIAKGTLIVHKGKIVAVGPADQIAIPNGAKITEVTGKVLMPGLVDTHSHVGEGDGADRSAPLNPEIRILDALNVRSATLNKARAGGITTVNVMPGSGHLLSGQTVYLKLRAHARTINDLLYCKDPLKDICGGLKMANGTNSIGEPPFPGTRAKSAALARQMFVKARQYRDKIKAAKGDPQKLPERDLQMEALVQVLDGKRIVHFHTHRQDDILTAIRLGQEFGFRPVLHHVSEAWKVAQAIAAAGVPCSIITLDSPGGKLETVDLSMENGAALEKAGVPVAYHTDDGITDSRWFLRSAAIGVRAGMTRTKALEAMTLTGAKMLGLDQRVGSLEPGKDADFILLSGDPLSVYSHIEQTWVEGQNVFDRANSEERTYAVGGYEVFRTDYEDDHAKGEWE; this is translated from the coding sequence ATGAGACAGACCATCCCCCTGCTATTGCTTTTGGCGACCCTTAGTGCGCCTTCGCTGCAAGCACAAGAGCAAATCCAGGTTTTCCGAGGAGCCAAAATCTACCCCATCAGTGGGCCACCGATTGCCAAGGGCACCCTTATCGTTCACAAAGGCAAGATTGTCGCCGTAGGACCGGCGGACCAGATAGCTATTCCCAACGGGGCAAAAATCACAGAGGTCACCGGCAAAGTGCTCATGCCCGGTCTCGTGGATACCCATTCCCATGTCGGGGAAGGAGATGGCGCGGACCGCTCTGCCCCGCTCAATCCCGAAATCCGTATCCTCGATGCGCTCAATGTCCGTAGCGCCACCCTCAATAAAGCCCGTGCTGGGGGGATCACCACCGTCAATGTCATGCCGGGGTCTGGTCACCTCCTGAGCGGTCAAACGGTCTACCTAAAACTCCGCGCCCACGCCCGGACGATCAATGACCTGCTCTACTGCAAAGATCCGCTCAAAGATATCTGTGGCGGGCTCAAGATGGCTAACGGTACGAACTCGATCGGCGAACCGCCCTTTCCGGGAACCCGCGCCAAGTCCGCAGCCCTCGCCCGACAAATGTTTGTCAAGGCCAGACAATACCGCGACAAAATCAAAGCCGCCAAGGGGGATCCCCAAAAGCTCCCCGAGCGCGACTTGCAAATGGAAGCTTTAGTACAAGTCCTCGACGGTAAGCGCATCGTGCACTTCCACACCCATCGTCAGGACGATATTCTCACAGCCATCCGCCTCGGTCAGGAATTTGGCTTTCGCCCCGTCCTCCACCATGTCAGTGAAGCCTGGAAAGTAGCCCAAGCAATCGCCGCCGCTGGGGTACCCTGTTCGATCATCACCCTCGACTCCCCCGGCGGTAAACTCGAAACGGTAGACCTCAGCATGGAGAATGGCGCTGCCCTAGAGAAGGCAGGCGTTCCTGTGGCCTACCACACCGACGACGGGATCACAGACTCGCGCTGGTTCCTACGCTCAGCCGCCATCGGGGTCCGCGCCGGGATGACCCGCACCAAAGCGCTGGAGGCGATGACCCTGACCGGAGCCAAGATGCTGGGCCTCGACCAGCGGGTAGGTTCGCTGGAACCGGGCAAAGACGCCGATTTTATTCTCCTCTCTGGCGATCCGCTCAGCGTCTATAGCCACATCGAGCAAACCTGGGTCGAAGGCCAGAACGTCTTTGACCGCGCCAACTCCGAAGAGCGCACCTACGCTGTGGGCGGCTACGAAGTCTTCCGCACTGACTACGAAGACGACCATGCCAAAGGCGAGTGGGAATAG
- a CDS encoding Fur family transcriptional regulator translates to MVQTHPRDNFEAVLERCKLLGMRLSPQRRAILDLLCHTDNHLSAGAIYQQLIQMGQPVGYSSVYQNLEALARREFIEVLKDPQGNRYGWRPDPHHHFHCTQCGMIHDIDLPDPTNLFKIQPSVKGQVQRCSVDLFGTCERCLEANNR, encoded by the coding sequence ATGGTCCAAACGCACCCCCGAGATAATTTTGAAGCAGTGCTAGAGCGCTGTAAGCTTTTGGGTATGCGGCTAAGCCCGCAGCGTCGGGCTATCCTGGACCTGCTCTGTCACACCGATAACCACCTGAGTGCCGGGGCAATCTATCAACAGTTAATTCAGATGGGGCAGCCGGTGGGCTATTCCTCGGTCTACCAGAATTTAGAAGCCCTGGCTCGCCGCGAGTTTATTGAGGTTTTGAAAGACCCCCAGGGTAACCGTTACGGCTGGCGTCCTGATCCCCATCATCACTTCCATTGCACCCAATGTGGGATGATCCACGACATTGACCTGCCCGATCCTACGAATCTTTTCAAGATTCAGCCTTCCGTCAAAGGGCAGGTTCAGCGCTGTAGCGTAGACTTATTTGGGACCTGTGAGCGCTGTCTCGAGGCGAACAACCGATGA
- a CDS encoding efflux RND transporter permease subunit produces the protein MFVEFFIKRPIFASVFALVIMLAGAVSIPTLPIAQYPNVTPPQVSVTANYTGASAAVVESAVTTPLEQQINGVQGLKYVSSTSGNDGLSTINVTFELGRDLDAAAVDVQNRVSTAQGRLPNEVRTTGVTINKVSTSLVLAIGLGSAKGEYNSLFLSNYADLYIRDALKRVKGVGDVRIFGERKYSMRLWLDPNRLANRQLTALDVVNALREQNVQVAAGQIGQPPTVDGQRYQLSIRAGGRLKNPAEFGEVILKTGADGSLVKLRDVGRAELGAEDYSTFLRFNGREAVGLGIYQLPDANALDVAKGVKEQMDLLAKRFPAGMQYKVALDTTLAVTESIREVLFTLGEAILLVVLVIFVFLQNWRTTLIPALTIPVSLIGTFAFIKLFGFSINNLTLFGLTLATGLVVDDAIVVIENIARLMEEKGLRPMEAAVEAMGEVTGALIATALVLVAVFVPVAFFPGTTGQLYKQFALTIAFSVALSAFNALTLTPALSALLLNHREPSSNRFFDGFNQTFETARRGYRTSLRFLLRFKTVTLLLFTLSLGATYWLYQRVPGGFIPNEDQGYFLITLQGPQGVSLNYTSQAVKQVEEILLKQPEVVGVFAVGGFGLTGNGSNNATIFASLKPWEERKGPGQTLDGFINRIRGPLAGITDAVAIPFNPPAIQGLGRFGGFQFELQDQLGTDLNALAQANDTLIQKANAQPDLRGVFSSFKANTPQLVVEVDREKAKALGVMLGDIFSTLQAFLGSQYINDFDLGPRNYRVFIQADAPFRSNPEDIKRLYVRAQNGALVSLANLLTVTRSTAPQNITHYNLARSTEINGSAAPGVSSGQALQTMERLAQEVLPQGMTFAWSGISLEQIEGGSQAVIIFALGVVLVFLVLAAQYESLTDPLVILLSVPLAILGALFAQSLRGLSNDVFCQIGLVMLVGLASKNAVLIVEFANQLRERGLPLVTAAVEAAQTRLRPILMTSFAFILGIFPLVIAEGAGAASRNSLGTAVFGGMIVSTFLSLYIVPTLYVVVALIREQVGSKKALPLPKLPWGE, from the coding sequence ATGTTTGTCGAATTTTTTATCAAGCGCCCCATCTTTGCATCGGTCTTTGCGCTGGTGATCATGCTGGCTGGAGCGGTCAGTATTCCCACCCTGCCCATCGCCCAGTATCCCAACGTTACTCCCCCCCAGGTGAGCGTCACCGCCAACTACACCGGAGCGAGCGCTGCGGTCGTCGAATCGGCGGTCACCACCCCTCTAGAACAACAGATCAACGGGGTCCAGGGCTTGAAGTATGTCTCCTCTACCAGCGGGAACGATGGCCTGAGCACGATTAACGTGACCTTCGAGTTGGGGCGCGACCTGGATGCCGCTGCTGTGGATGTCCAGAACCGGGTCTCCACAGCCCAAGGTCGTCTACCCAACGAAGTGCGCACCACCGGAGTCACCATCAACAAGGTCTCTACGTCTCTGGTCCTGGCGATCGGCTTGGGTTCAGCCAAGGGCGAGTATAACAGTCTCTTTTTGAGCAACTACGCCGACCTCTATATCCGGGATGCCCTCAAGCGGGTGAAGGGCGTCGGGGACGTGCGTATCTTTGGGGAGCGCAAGTACTCCATGCGTCTCTGGCTCGACCCCAATCGACTCGCCAACCGCCAACTCACCGCGCTAGATGTGGTCAATGCCCTGCGTGAACAGAACGTGCAGGTGGCCGCCGGACAGATCGGACAACCGCCCACCGTAGACGGACAGCGCTACCAATTGAGCATCCGGGCGGGGGGGCGGCTAAAAAATCCTGCTGAGTTTGGTGAGGTCATCCTCAAAACGGGTGCGGATGGCTCCCTGGTCAAGTTGCGCGATGTGGGCCGCGCCGAGTTAGGAGCCGAAGACTACAGCACGTTCCTCCGCTTCAATGGGCGGGAGGCGGTGGGTTTGGGTATTTACCAACTCCCGGACGCCAACGCGCTGGACGTGGCGAAGGGGGTCAAAGAGCAGATGGACCTGCTGGCGAAACGTTTCCCGGCGGGAATGCAGTATAAAGTAGCGCTCGACACGACCCTGGCGGTAACCGAGTCGATCCGCGAAGTCCTCTTCACCCTGGGCGAGGCGATTCTGCTGGTGGTCCTGGTGATTTTTGTGTTTCTGCAAAACTGGCGCACAACGTTGATCCCCGCTTTGACGATTCCAGTGTCTTTGATTGGGACATTTGCGTTTATCAAACTTTTCGGTTTCTCTATCAATAACCTGACGCTATTTGGGCTGACCCTGGCGACAGGATTGGTAGTGGATGATGCTATCGTCGTCATCGAGAATATTGCCCGCCTCATGGAGGAGAAGGGGCTCAGGCCCATGGAAGCGGCGGTTGAAGCGATGGGCGAAGTGACTGGGGCTTTGATTGCTACAGCCTTAGTTCTGGTGGCGGTCTTTGTCCCGGTGGCATTCTTTCCGGGGACGACGGGGCAACTCTACAAGCAGTTCGCGCTGACCATCGCTTTCTCGGTCGCCCTGTCTGCCTTTAACGCGCTGACCTTGACGCCTGCGCTCTCGGCATTGCTCCTGAACCATCGGGAACCTTCCAGCAATCGCTTCTTTGACGGGTTCAACCAGACTTTTGAGACGGCACGCAGGGGCTACCGCACTTCATTGCGCTTTTTGCTGCGCTTCAAAACGGTGACGCTTCTGCTTTTTACCCTGTCCTTGGGAGCGACCTACTGGCTCTATCAGCGCGTGCCGGGAGGCTTTATCCCAAATGAGGACCAAGGCTACTTCCTGATCACGCTCCAAGGGCCGCAGGGGGTCTCACTCAACTACACCAGTCAAGCCGTCAAGCAAGTGGAAGAGATTCTTTTGAAGCAGCCGGAAGTGGTGGGAGTCTTCGCGGTGGGTGGTTTTGGGCTGACCGGCAACGGCTCTAACAATGCGACCATCTTTGCTTCGCTCAAGCCCTGGGAAGAGCGCAAGGGACCGGGGCAGACCCTCGACGGCTTCATCAACCGCATTCGCGGACCCCTGGCTGGGATCACCGACGCGGTCGCCATTCCTTTTAATCCCCCAGCGATCCAGGGCTTGGGAAGGTTCGGCGGTTTCCAGTTCGAGCTTCAGGACCAGCTTGGCACCGACCTCAATGCCCTAGCTCAAGCGAATGACACCCTCATCCAAAAAGCCAACGCTCAACCGGATCTACGCGGGGTCTTCTCCAGCTTCAAGGCCAACACGCCACAACTGGTGGTCGAAGTGGACCGGGAGAAAGCCAAGGCTTTGGGGGTGATGCTAGGAGATATTTTCAGCACCCTCCAGGCTTTTTTGGGCTCTCAATATATCAATGATTTTGACCTGGGGCCACGTAACTATCGGGTCTTCATCCAGGCGGATGCACCCTTTCGCTCCAATCCTGAGGACATCAAGCGGCTCTATGTGCGTGCCCAAAACGGAGCCCTGGTCTCCTTAGCAAATCTGCTCACCGTCACGCGCAGCACTGCTCCTCAAAACATCACCCACTACAACTTGGCACGCTCCACGGAGATCAACGGCTCAGCCGCTCCGGGGGTCAGCTCAGGCCAAGCCCTCCAGACGATGGAGAGACTGGCCCAAGAAGTCTTGCCCCAGGGGATGACCTTTGCCTGGTCGGGGATCTCCCTGGAGCAGATCGAAGGGGGTAGCCAAGCGGTGATTATCTTTGCCCTGGGCGTGGTGTTGGTGTTTCTGGTGCTCGCGGCGCAGTATGAGAGCTTGACGGACCCGCTGGTGATCCTGCTCTCGGTCCCGCTTGCCATTCTAGGAGCACTCTTCGCGCAGTCACTGAGAGGACTATCCAACGATGTCTTCTGCCAGATCGGTCTGGTGATGCTCGTGGGACTAGCCAGTAAGAACGCGGTCCTCATCGTCGAGTTCGCCAATCAACTCCGGGAGCGGGGGTTACCTTTGGTTACAGCGGCGGTGGAGGCGGCACAGACCCGGCTCAGGCCAATTCTGATGACTTCTTTTGCCTTTATCCTGGGCATCTTTCCTCTGGTCATTGCGGAGGGAGCAGGCGCGGCTAGCCGTAATTCCCTGGGTACGGCGGTCTTTGGAGGGATGATCGTCTCGACGTTCTTGAGTCTCTATATTGTCCCGACGCTGTACGTGGTAGTCGCGCTGATTCGAGAACAGGTGGGGTCTAAGAAGGCATTGCCGCTGCCTAAGTTGCCCTGGGGTGAATGA